In Streptomyces paludis, the genomic stretch GTGCGCAGCCGGCCGACATTGGCGGCGAAGACCTTGAGGACCTCTTCGTGGGAGACCCCCTCACCGGTCTCCGCGCCCGCGTCCAGATCCGTCACGAGTGCCATGGAGGTGTAGCAGAGACCCAGTTCACGAGCGAGCACGGCCTCGGGATGACCGGTCATCCCGACCACCGACCAGCCCATCGCCGCATGCCACCGGGACTCCGCGCGTGTCGAGAAGCGCGGTCCCTCGATCACCACCAGCGTTCCGCCGTCCACCGGCTCCCAGCCGTGCCCGCGCGCCGCGGCGAGGGTCGTGCTCCGCCCCTCGGGGCAGTACGGGTCGGCGAGCGAGATGTGCACGACTTCGGAGGCGCTGCCGTCGGGCAGCGGCAGTCCGTCGTAGAAGGTCTGCGTCCGGGCCTTTGTGCGGTCCACCAGCTGGTCGGGCACGAGCAGCGTGCCCGGTCCGTACTCGGGCCGCAGACCGCCCACGGCGCACGGTCCCAGGACCTGCCGCACTCCGACGGAGCGCAGTGCCCACAGATTGGCCCGGTAGTTGATGCGGTGCGGCGGCAGGCCGTGCGCGCGTCCGTGCCGGGGCAGGAACGCCACCCGACGGCCGGCGATCTCGCCGAGGAAGAGGGAGTCACTGGGCGGCCCGTAGGGGGTCTCCACCTGGACCTCGGTCACATCGTCGAGGAAGGAGTAGAAGCCCGAGCCACCGATCACACCGATCTCTGCGTTCGCCATCCGATCACAGTAGCCGCAGTCGCACGGTCGCACGCGAAGGACCCCGACCGTGAAAACGGCGGGGTCCCGGCGGACAGAGAGCGGGGAGGACGAGAAGGTCAGGCGGCCGAAGAGCCGCTGGACGATCCGGCGCTCGCGCCGGATCCCGAGCCCGACCCGGTGCTCGAACCACCCGAGGAGGAGGAACCGGAGCCTGAGGACGAGGAGGACGAGGACGCGGCGGACGCGCCGGCCTTGGCCTCGGACGACGAGGACGGCTTGGCGGCCGAGGAGCTTGCCGTGGCGGGGGCACTGCTCGACGACGAACCGCGGCTGTCGTTGCGATAGAAGCCGGAGCCCTTGAAGACGACACCGACCGCGGAGAACACCTTCTTCAGGCGGCCCTCGCAATTCGGGCACACAGTGAGGGCGTCATCGGTGAACTTCTGCACCGCTTCGAGGCCCTCGCCGCACTCGGTGCACTTGTACTGGTAGGTCGGCACTGATTCCTCCTGGCACTCTGACTCGATGAGTGCTAACGATCGTCCATACTAACCTGTGTCACCTGCGATTGGAGTAGCCTCCATGACCATGCTCACAGGCATCGGTCAGGGCTTGACCGCCATGAGGGCCTCCGCGTCCGGGTGAGAAGCCGCTCGGGCGGCCGGGTCACAGCGACCCGTTCCGCGCCGAACGAAGCGATATTCCAGCACGTCACGTCCTTCCGACCGCGACAGGTTCGCGTTGCGCCGGACCGTGGGTGACCGTTCTGGCCGCACGCGGCGCCGCCAGCCGCGAACGCAGCGCCAGCAGGACGACCAGAGCCAGCGCCGTGCCCGCGAGGGGCACCACGAATCCGGCGCGCGCACCGTAGGTGTCGGCCAGCTGCCCGGCGACGGTGACCGCCGCGGCCTGGCCGAGCGCGACGGCGCCGGTCAGCCAGGTGAACGCCTCGGTACGGGCCGACGCGGGCACCAG encodes the following:
- a CDS encoding S-methyl-5'-thioadenosine phosphorylase, which gives rise to MANAEIGVIGGSGFYSFLDDVTEVQVETPYGPPSDSLFLGEIAGRRVAFLPRHGRAHGLPPHRINYRANLWALRSVGVRQVLGPCAVGGLRPEYGPGTLLVPDQLVDRTKARTQTFYDGLPLPDGSASEVVHISLADPYCPEGRSTTLAAARGHGWEPVDGGTLVVIEGPRFSTRAESRWHAAMGWSVVGMTGHPEAVLARELGLCYTSMALVTDLDAGAETGEGVSHEEVLKVFAANVGRLRTVLFDAVGGLQPSETRDCLCSHALDGIDTGLELP
- a CDS encoding FmdB family zinc ribbon protein; this translates as MPTYQYKCTECGEGLEAVQKFTDDALTVCPNCEGRLKKVFSAVGVVFKGSGFYRNDSRGSSSSSAPATASSSAAKPSSSSEAKAGASAASSSSSSSGSGSSSSGGSSTGSGSGSGASAGSSSGSSAA